One Serratia liquefaciens genomic window, CCAGCGCGCTATTGGCCCAGGAAGCGACTTCGCTGCTGTGCGTGACGCCCGGTTTGTACAGGTAATAGGAAATCAACGGCGCAATCACCAGCAGCAGCAGGCCGACCGGCAGGAAGGCCAGGAACCACTGCATCCAGCTGATATGCACGCCGGCGATTTTGCTGACGAACTCGATGCCCAGCACGTTAGGCGCGGCGCCGGTGACGAACATCGAGGAGCTGATGCTGGTCCCGACCACCATCATCCACATCAGGTAACCGCCGATGCGCCGTGAGGAGGGATCGTTGGGGAAGGAGTCAAACAGCGGCGGCAGGTTTTTCACCACCGGGAACACGGTGCCACCGGTACGGGCGGTGTTGGACGGAGTAAAAGGCGCCAGCAGGATATCGATGATCACCACCGCATAACCGAGCGTCAGGGTACGCTTGCCCATAAACTTCACCAAAAACAGCGCAATGCGTCGCCCCAGCCCGGTGGCTTCGTAGCCGAGCGCAAAGATAAATGCGCCGAACACCAGCCAGACGGTGGTGCTGGAGAATCCGGCCAGCCCCCATTTCAGCGCCTCTTTACCGGCCTTGAAGCCCGGCTCCGCTAATTCCTGCGCCCCGAACAGCACCCAGTTGGCGCTCAGCACGCTGAGGGTCACGGCGATAAAGCTGATCGCCGTCGCCGGGATCGGCTCCAGGATCATGCCGACAATCATCGCCACAAAAATGGCGAAGTAGCGCCAGGCCTGCGGCGGCATGCCGTCGGGCGTGGGTATCCAGAGCAGGATCGCCAGCACCAACAGCGGCGCCAGCGCTTTCCAGATTTTTTCCTTGGTTTCGGACATAAGTTTCTCCTGAAGACGGGTTATTTTTTTGGCTATGCCCTAGGGATTCCAAGTTGCGGCTTGAAAGGCGGCGGGCTTAGTGGAATTCGGTCATTGCGCCAGCAGCCAGGTGACGATCAACAGATCGGCACTGCCGCCTGGGCTGAGATTGCGGTGAATGCACTCGGCGTCGAACTGCCGCAGGCGCGCTATGCCTTGCTCGCCCAGGGCTCCGCCCCGCGCCAGCAGTTCACTTGCGCGATGCTGCAACCAGCGCAGGCCTTCGAGACCGCCGCGTGAGGCCACGTTGGTGTCATCGTTGTTGGCCATTAGCCACAGCAGGCTGTCCATCAGCGCCGTTTGCTCATCGCACCCGGCGTTCAGCCGTTGCAGGTACAGCGGCAGCGCACCGTTAATCACCCGCTCGAAGCCGGACTCTGCCTCGCCGCGCGCGCCGCTCAGGCCGTGTTGGGCAAACAACCTTTGGCCGGCGGTCTGCAACGCATTGCGCTGTTGCAGCTCGCGCGCCACCAGCCCGCGACACATCGACGCCACTTCGGCGCACAGCGTGGCTGCGTCGACAGGCTGCGGCTTCTGGGACAAACGGCCGAAAGCGGTGCACAGCAGGCCGAGGGAAAATACGCTGCCTTTATGGGTGTTGACGCCGCCAGTGGCCTGGAACATGTGGTTTTCGCAGGCCAGCCCCAGTGGGCGCAGCCTGACCAACTGCTCGGCTGCCGGGCAACGGGCGTCTTCCTGCCCCTGGCGGACAAAGCGCGGCAGCCAGATGCCGATGGCGCGGGCGCTGCGGTAAAAATGGCCGATGTTCATGTCCCGGTGGGCGCCGTTGTTGTGGCGATCCACCAGCCCCGGTTTGGGCGTCAGGTTCACTTCGACCAACAGGGCACGGTAGGCGGCATGGGCAAAACCACTGGCCGGCGCCGCTGGGCTACACCGGGCGAGTTCAACGGGGTGAGAGCGCATCATTGAGCATCCTTTCCATTTCCTGCAGCAGCTGTTCGCTGCTGTGTCGCCGCTGACGGGCGCAGATTTTGGCCGGCTGGCTGCACAGCAGGCAGTGGCGTTCCGCCAGCCCCAGATCGCGACGCGATAAAATACGTCCCTCGAGATCCAGCACGTCGATATCCCACAGCCGGCCTATCGGCTGCTGAACTTCCAACTGCATGGCGCAGTCTTTCACCCGTTGGGCATCGGCCTGCAGCGCCATAAACCCTTCGCAACCGGTGGAAAGCGCCAGCGTTTCCGCCTGCAGGCAGTGCCAGTTTTGCTCGCGCCCCATTTGCTGCAGCGCCTGCCAGCCAAGGTTGAAGATATTGCGGGTCAGGGCGCTGTCTTTTACCGCACCCGGCACCACCAGCGTCAGCACCAGCAACGTGGAAGCGTGCTGAGCCTGCCACGCCTGCTGCCGCGCCTGGCGGCATTCGCGGCTGGTCAGCAGTTCCGGCAGGCTGACGGCGCGGTTGGCAGCCAGTTCAGAAGGGACGCAGGTCATCACGTTAGTCCGCCACCTGATGCACCACGTCGATCACCGAACCGTCGCGATAACGCACGACCGCCACCACTTTGTCGGTGAAGGCGATCGGCTGCGGTTCGCCGGTCAGCAACAGCGCACGCTGACGCAGCCAGTCGATGCCAACCACCGGCAGCCCGGCCTCTTGCAGCCGCTGCGCCAACTCCGGCCGCGCCGGGTTAACGGCAATACCGTGATCGGTAACCAGAATGTCGATGCTGGAGCCCGGCGTGACGCAGGTGGTCACCTGCTCGACCAGCGTTGGAATGCGCCCGCGCACCAGCGGTGCGACGATGATCGCCAACCGTGCCGCCGCCGCGGTGTCGCAGTGGCCGCCAGAAGCCCCGCGCAACACACCGTCGGAACCGGTCAGCACGTTGACGTTGAAACCGGTATCAATTTCCAGCGCGCTCAGCACCACCACGTCAAGCCGGTCGACCGACGCGGCCTTCGAACTGAAGTTGGCATACTGATTGGCGCTGATCTCAATGTGGTTGGGATTTCGCGCCAACGACATCGCCGCCGCGCGGTCGAAGCTCTGCACGTCCAGCAGGCGAGCAATCAGCCCTTTTTCATGCAGATCCACCATGGTCGAGGTAATGCCGCCGAGGGCGAACCCGGCGCGAACGCCACGCGCGCGCATTTTGTCTTCCAGAAAACGCGTCACCGCCAACGACGCCCCACCGGTGCCGGTTTGCAGCGAAAAACCTTCGGTAAAGAAACCGGAACCGGCAATCACTTCGGCGGCGCGGCGGGCAATCAGCAATTCACGCGGGTTGGAGGTCATGCGGGTGGCGTCGGCACCGATCTTGTCGGCGTCCCCCACCCGCTCGAGTTGAACGATCAGATCGACCCGATCCTGCGCCAGGCTGGCCGGATGATGCGGATAAGGCAGGATCGCTTCGGTCAGCAACACCACGGTGCCTGCGGTATCGGCATCCACTTTGGCGTAGCCCAGTGAACCGCAGCAGGCTTCGCCGCTGTAGCCGTTGGCATTGCCGAATTCGTCGCAGGCCGGAACCCCGAGGAAGGCGACGTCTATCGCCAGTTCACCGGACTCGATCAGGTTGACGCGGCCACCGTGGGAGTGAATTTGTACCGGTTCGGCCAGCAGGCCGCGTGAGATGGCATCCGCCAGCGGACCGCGCAGGCCGGAGGTGTAAATGCGGCTCACCACCCCGTTGCGGATATGGCCGACCAGCGGCGCATGGCATTCGCTCAGCGAGCTGGAGGCCAGCGTCAGGTTGCGGAACCCCATCGCCGCCAGCGTTTCCATCACCTGATTCAGCGCCAGATCGCCGCCGCGAAACGCATGGTGGAAAGAGATGGTCATTCCGTCCTGCAAACCGCTGCGGCGTACCGCCTGTTCCAGCGTGTCGCAGCGTTTGATATCGCGCGGCTTGCGCGCCTGCAGGTTGGCCTTGGAGGCATCCTGATAGCAGCGCAGGTCCGCCAGGTTGTTCAGGGTCATCAGTCGTTGTTGGCGTTTCATTATGCTTCCTCTCCGTGCTGAACCGACGCTTCGCGGATGCCGGAAAGCGCTGCGCGTTGCAATACCAGCCTTGCGCGTTCAATCACCGGGCTGTCGACCATCTTGCCGTTGAGCGACACTACCCCGCGCCCTTCCTGCTCCGCCGCCGCCGCGGCATCCACCACCCGCTGGGCGTGAGCCACTTCTTTGGCGGTTGGCGCATACAGGTTGTGCAGCAGTTCAATTTGCCGTGGGTTAATCAGGGATTTGCCGTCGAAGCCAAGCTGTTTGATCAGCGCCGCTTCCTGCAGGAAGCCGGTTTCGTTATTGGCATCGGAATACACGGTGTCGAACGCTTGAATGCCCGCGGCCCGCGCCGCCTGCAATATCGAACAACGCGCAAACAGCAGCTCAATGCCCTCCGGCGAACGTTCGGTACGCAGGTTGCGCACGTAGTCTTCCGCGCCGAGCGCGATGCCGATCAAACGCGGTGAGGCATGGGCGATGGCGACCGCCTGGGTGATCCCCGCCGCCGACTCAATCGCCGCCAACAGACCGGTGCTGCCCACCGGGCGCCCGCAGTCGGCTTCAATGGCGGCAATTTCGCGATCCATATCCACAACGTCCTGCGCGCTGTCGGTTTTCGGTAGGCGCACGATGTCCGCCCCGCCGCGCACTACCGCCTGCAGATCCGCCAGCCCGTAGGCGGAATCCAGTGCGTTGACGCGCACAATGGTTTCCACTTCCTGATACAGCGGGTGTTGCAACGCGTGATACACCAGTCGCCGCGCGGCGTCTTTTTCGCGCAGGATCACCGAGTCTTCCAGATCGAACATCAGCGCATCGGCCTGATAGATAAAGGCGTTGCTCACCATGGCCGCATTGGCACCGGGCACGAACAGCATGCTGCGGCGCAGACGGTGTTTATTCAGCGTTTTCATGACGCGTCCCCCATGGTAGTAGGCCATTGTCGCTGGCGCGCATCAGCGCGGTTTCCAGCCGGGCCCGCAGCACGCAGTCGAGCGCGCCTTTGTCGTCCACCATCACCTGCACCGGCTCCACCTGATAACGTTGCAATACCTCCAGCAACGTTTGGCGGATGGCTTCGCCGAACTGTTTCTCTACGCTGCTGGCGATCAGCAGATCGTGTTCCGGCCCCTCGGCGGGGGCGATGCGCACCATGACATCGCTGGATTCCAGCGTGCCGGCCATTGCTTCTCGGATAATTTTCATCTTTCACCTGATTGTGCGGATTCAAAGGGGTGTGCCGCCGGCTTGGCCCGGCGCTGCGTTTGCAAATCTTGCAGGTAATACAGGGTGTCCGGCGGCACCAGCGGCGCGGCGGCGTGAAAGTCACCGGCGGCCAGCAGCTTGCGCACCCAGGAGGCGGAGATCGCCGTGCCCTGATATTGCAAACGCTCGATTTCCACCAGCGCTATCGGCGGGCTGGGCAGTGCCGGGGTTTCCAGCCAATAACGCATGTCACGGTTGTACTTGGCGGTGACCGCGCAGAAAGGCTCGTTGCCGACGAAGCGGTGGGTAATGCCCAACGCGGGCGCCAGATACTGACGGAAGATCTTCAGATCGATCTCGGTGTAGCAGTCGTCGGCAATGCCTTGATCTTTAATGAAGTAACAGGGGAAGGTGGCGCGTGAAATGACGTATTGCGACCCTTCATGCACCGTCAGGTTAGGGATGTCTGCGGTGCCCGCCAGCACCAGCCGCCGCCGGTCTTCGTAGCTGAAGCGCGAGGTATTTTCCTTGACCAAAAACAGGTGCAGCCAGTCGCATTGCGCAGCGGCCTGGCGCACCAGGTATTGGTGGCCGCGGGTAAAGGGGTTGGCGTTCATGACGATGCTGCCTATGGTGTTACCCTGCCGGCGCTGCCCCGCTAACTGTGCGGCATAGCGTTTCAGCCGGCACGGGCTGTTTTCCATCAGCACCACGATGCCCGGCACCCGGGCGATGGGGTAGAAACCGCATTGCTGGAACAGCGGCTCATTTTGGATTTTGGTGTAGATAAACAGCTGGGTGTGGTGACGTTCATAAGCCAGATTCACCAGCTCCGTTGCCAACGTCAGCCCCAAACCTTCGCCGCGCATTTGCGGGCTAATGGCGACGCATTTGATAATATTGTCGGCAATGCCGCCGCAGGCGACCAACTTATCGTTTTGCGTCACGGTAATAAATATTTCAACCGTGGTGTCAATATTCAGATCGTTACTGCGCAGGAAAGCATTAATCTGCGCGATACTTTTATGATCCGACCTTTTGACTCGATTAAATAGGGTGTCGCCCAACATAACACGCTCTCTGGGTTAACTATTGAATAACAAAATAAATACAAAAAAGAGTGTCGATTAACATTTATCACCGGAATTAAAACCTTAAAAACCATGGAGATAAATCCACCAAGGACATCTAATGAAACAATGGTAAACAGAAAAAAATAGCGAATTATTGACCTATTTCACAAACCCCTTTCGGTTAATAAGTTATTTAATGTTCTTTATTTACTTAATTATTTTTATGGTGTTTATTATTGAGATAATCTTTATTTTACGCGGCAATTAACTTACATTTCCGTAGCATATTGATTGCAATCTGCAAGACGACGGGGAGACGGGATTCACTATGGAATGGCTGAATATACTGATCGTCGAAGACGAAACGCCGCTGGCAGAGATGCACGCGGAATTTATCCGGCAAAACGGCGGCTGCCGGCAAATCTGGTTGGCGGGTACCCTGGCGCAGGCCCGTACCATGGTCGAGCGCTTCAAGCCGGATCTGATCCTGCTGGACAACTTCCTGCCCGACGGCCAGGGCATTGAGCTGCTGCGCGAACTGACGCTGAGCGGTTATGCCGGCGGTATCGTCTTTATCACCGCCGCCAGCGACATGGACACCGTGGCCGAAGCCCTGCGTTACGGGGTGTTCGATTACCTGATCAAACCGCTGGCCTATGATCGGCTGGCCCACACGCTATTGCGCTTCAGCCAGCGGCACCAGGCGCTGAAGGATAAGGCACGCCTTAACCAGCGCCGCATTGACCAGATGTTCAATACCTACGCCCGCGGCGAACCTATGGCGACATTGCCGGCAGGCATCGATGAGCTGACGCTGGTTAAAATACGCGGCCTGTTCGAACAGCCCTCGGCCAGCCACACCGCTGAAAGCGTTGCGCAGGAGATGGGGTTAAGCCGCACCACGGCACGCCGTTATCTGGAGTTTTGTACCGCTGCCCAGCAGCTGCGCGCCGAAATCATTTACGGCAAGGTAGGCCGTCCACAGCGGATTTACCGGTCTGCTCAGCCAGAATAAGCGGTTATTTGATCGCCCCTGCAAGCTTGAATGTAACCGCTTTACTTTTTGGGTTCTCGTCAGCATCTTATTCGGCATGATGCCCCTCTACTCTGCCGACAGGACGATCGCCGATGAGTGCACTGCCCTCTCCTTCCCTGAAAGACCTTATTGCCCGCCAGGACTGGCAAAATCCGGCCTGCACCCATTATCAGCGGCTGGCTGCGCATCCGCCTTTTGCGAGCTGGCGCGATCTGAACGCGGCGCGTGACGACAGCCCCAGCAGCAGCCAGAAAACGTTAAACGGCGACTGGCAGTTCAGCTATTACCGCAGCCCGCAGGCGGTGCCCGAAGCCTGGCTGCGGCAAGACCTGCCCGATGCCGACCGGCTGGCGGTGCCGTCCAACTGGCAACTTGCCGGTTATGACGCGCCGATCTACACCAACGTCCGCTACCCGATCCCGGTCAACCCGCCACGGGTGCCGGAAGAAAACCCGACCGGTTGCTATTCCCGCCAGTTCACCGTCGATCCCGCCTGGCTGGCCGAGGGGCAGACGCGCATTATCTTTGACGGCGTCAACTCGGCGTTTTACCTGTGGTGCAACGGCCATTGGGTTGGCTATTCGCAAGACAGCCGTCTGCCCGCCGAATTTGACCTCAGCCCCTGGCTGCAGGCCGGTGAAAACCGACTGGCGGTGATGGTGCTGCGCTGGTGCGATGGCAGCTATCTGGAAGATCAGGATATGTGGCGCATGAGCGGGATTTTCCGTGACGTCAGCCTGCTGCATAAACCCGCCACCCACCTGAGCGATGTCCGCATCACAACCCCGCTTTACGACAGCTTCCGCCGTGGCGAACTGGTGGTGGAAGCGCACGTCAATCGACCGACGCAGCACCGGGTGCAACTGCAGCTGTGGCGCGATGGCCAATTGATTGGCGAAAAAACCCAGGCGCTCGGCAGCGAAATTATCGACGAGCGCGGCGCCTATGATGACCGCACAACGCTGCGCCTGCCGGTGGAACAGCCTGCATTGTGGAGTGCTGAAACCCCAACGCTGTACCGGGCCACGCTGGCACTGTTGGCACCAGACGGACAAATCATCGAGGTGGAAGCCTATGACGTTGGCTTCCGCCAGGTCGACATCAGCAACGGGTTGCTGAAGCTGAACGGCCAGCCGCTGCTGATCCGCGGCACCAACCGGCATGAACATCATCCGCAGCACGGTCAGGTGATGGATGAAGCCACAATGCGCCACGACATTCTGTTGATGAAACAGCACAACTTCAATGCGGTGCGCTGCTCGCACTACCCGAATCACCCGCTGTGGTACCGGCTGTGCGACCGCTACGGGCTGTACGTGGTCGACGAAGCCAATATTGAAACCCACGGCATGCAGCCGATGAACCGGCTTTCCGACGATCCGCTGTGGCTACCGGCGATGAGCGAGCGCGTGACGCGCATGGTGCAGCGGGATCGCAACCATCCCTGCATTATTATCTGGTCGCTGGGCAACGAATCCGGCCACGGCTGCAACCACGACGCGCTTTATCGCTGGGTGAAAAGCCAGGACCCTACCCGCCCGGTGCAGTATGAAGGCGGCGGCGCCAACAGCGCCGCGACCGACATTATCTGCCCAATGTACGCCCGGGTGGATCAGGATCAGCCGTTCCCGGCCGTGCCCAAGTGGTCGATCAAGAAGTGGATCGGCCTGCCGGATGAACAGCGACCGCTGATCCTGTGCGAATATGCTCACGCGATGGGCAACAGCTTCGGCGGTTTTGACCGCTATTGGCAGGCCTTCCGCCAGTATCCGCGCCTGCAAGGTGGCTTCGTCTGGGACTGGGTCGATCAGGCACTCACCCGCCGCGATGATAACGGAGATGAATACTGGGCCTACGGCGGCGACTTCGGCGACACGCCTAACGATCGGCAATTCTGCCTTAACGGTCTGGTATTCCCCGATCGTACGCCACACCCGGCGCTGTTCGAGGCGCAACGCGCCCAGCAATTTTTCCAGTTTGCCTTTGATGCCAAGACGCTGACGTTGACCGTCAGCAGCGAGTACCTGTTCCGTCATAGCGATAACGAACGGCTGGACTGGCGGCTGGAACTGGACGGAGTAGAACGCGCCAGCGGCAGTTTTGACCTCGCGCTACCGCCGCAGGGCAGCGCCAGCTTCCACCTGCTCGACCGCTTGCCGATACTTCATCAGCCCGGCGAGCTGTGGCTGAATGTCGCGGTAGTGCAACCCCAGGCCACCGACTGGTCCGAAGCCAACCATCGCTGCGCCTGGGATCAATGGCCGGTACCGCGTACGCTGCATTTGGCGTCGCCGGCACCGAAAGGCCTTGCCCCACAGCTGAGCCAGAATGACCGGACGATTGAGATCGGCCACGGCGAGCAACGCTGGCAGTTTACCCGCGAAAATGGCCTCCTGAGCCAGTGGTGGCAAGATGGCGAAGCGCTGCTGCTGACGCCGCTGCAAGATAACTTTATCCGTGCGCCGTTGGATAACGACATCGGCATCAGCGAAGTGGAACGCATCGATCCCAATGCCTGGGTCGAACGCTGGAAGCTGGCCGGCATGTACCAGCTGGAAGAGCACTGCACGCTGCTGCAGGCCGATCTGCTGAGCGACGGCGTGCGGGTGGTGAGCGAGCACCGGTTCGGGGTAGATGGAGAAACGCTGTTGTGCAGCCGCAAACAGTGGTTGTTCGACAGCCAGGGCGCGGTCAGCGTCAGCGTTGACGTCGCGATCGCCGCCAGCCTGCCGCCACCGGCACGTATCGGCCTGAGCTGCCAATTGGCGGACACCCATCCGCAGGCACAATGGCTGGGCCTGGGGCCGCATGAGAATTACCCGGACCGTCGCCTTGCCGCGCAATTCGGGCGCTGGCAACGACCGCTGGAAGAGCTGCACACGCCGTATATCTTCCCCGGCGAAAACGGCCTGCGCTGCGACACTCGCCAGCTGCAGTACGGCGACTGGCACATCGACGGGCAGTTCCACTTTTCGCTCAGCCGCTACGGCCTGCGTCAGCTGATGGACTGTAGCCACCAGCATCTGTTGCAACCGGAAGCCGGTACCTGGCTCAATCTGGACGGCTTCCATATGGGGGTCGGCGGCGACGATTCCTGGAGCCCGAGCGTCAATGCGGATTACCTGCTCAGCCGCAGCCATTACCACTATCAGTTGCGGTTAAAACGCGCGGAACTGGGCTAAATCTGCCAAAACCTCAACGGGTTGCGCATTCTGTAAGCAAACAGTCACAGAATGCGTAATCCGCCTTTGACATGCTGCCAACACCCCGTTATGATTCCGGCCGTTCACACGATTCCTCTGTAGTTCAGTCGGTAGAACGGCGGACTGTTAATCCGTATGTCACTGGTTCGAGTCCAGTCAGAGGAGCCATATTAGAGAAGCCCGCTCAGGGAAACCTGAGCGGGCTTTTTGCTTTTACTTTTTCTGATCGGCGGCTATGAGCGAGGATCGGACATTCTGAATACATAGTTTATCTCCTGAAAGTCCAGGAAATCGTCCGCCCCCTTCAGAGTAACATTTTCAATATGGATAGATAATAACGGCAGGCGTTAAGCCCACCGTAACTCACCGGAAAAAGTCATCCACCGAATCGCTCCACTCATGGCCGGACACAGACCATACCTTGTTTATCGGGGGAGGAAATCCACTTCTGCAGTACCCATTTTTCCCCACGAAATCGAACGCTCCATGCGGATATCCGTTGATAAGGAGCACGCACTTCTGACTGTCTTCTGACCAGCCGATTTTAACGTCAGAAGGAATGTGGCCGTCTGAAATATCCTCGACATTGTAGATATACACTGCATCCTGAATCGGGTTTCCTTCAACGGACTCATCGAGCGCGTAGAAATACCCAGTATGGCCATCGTCTTCAAATACGGCAGCCAGCATACCCTCAGGAGCCAGGCTTTTTATCACCTGCGCTTCTCCAACAATGAGCTGAGCCTGTATCGTCACTAAAATCGTCATCCCGATTACTCTCCTTTCCCTGGTTGTTTGGTTAGACTGCACTCAAACCGACAAGCAATTTACCATAACATCCCTGCGATGAAATAAGCCCGTGACCTGCGCCCACTTTGTTGACACACAATTGCTTTCGAAAGGTCTGCTTCTGGCACGCAGCGGACGAGCTAACGGTCCGCTGTGAGCGAACAGCGGAAGTTCGCAGGTGTTTCACATCTGATGAAGGCATTACTTAAAGGATGATGTGGCAGTCAACGGGGAGCAGGTCAACACGGCCTGGAAGGGAGTATGAGCCGTCGCGGTAACTGTCACGATAACGCGGTTGCAGAAAGCTTTTTCCAGTTACTGAAACGCGAGCGGATAAAGAAAACATCTACGGAACGCGGGAAGAAGCCCGCAGCGATATTTTTGATTACATCGAAATGTTTTATAACAGTAAGCGTCGGCATGGTTCTAGCGATCAGATGTCACCGGCTGAATATGAAAACCAGTATTATCATGGACTGCCCCCATGCCGGTAGACAGATTCTGTCCTCACGACGAGGCCTGCGTCTGATCTTATCTTTCCAACTCCATCGCTGCTAGCAGAGGAGGACAATCATAACCACTGCTATAAATGATCTTCGAAAGTAACTTCCCCGACTGCTGAGTAGGGACCATTCGGCTGGATTAGGAGTAGTTTAAGAAGCCAAGATCAGAGAAGCCCCCTTAACTGTGGATAAACGCTGCTTCCATACTCTCTGCAAATTAAGCGTCAGTTGTGGAGCTCGAATCGAATTACAGCGGGTTACCCATGAAGGTGACATTGAGGTTTTGATTTTCATTGTGTGCAGGAGATTATTACGAAGGAGTCGCTTCAGTCGTAACAGCGCTATATCCCGTTTCTCTTTACTTTCAAAGATCCATACAAACTCCTTGAGCGAATTGAAAAAATCATTGGTAAGACCTTTATTACCGGCAAAGCCACGGGAACTGATTTTCATGTTAATGAAGCGAACGACATTGCCGAAGTCCTCCAGAACATCGGACTCGCTCAGGCCACGGGTCGCGAATAACAAGGAGTAGTAACGTTTTTTCATTCTGATTCATCTCCATTAATGTATGACAGTAGAGTTTCGCTGCTCAGCTTGCGGAACTTCGAGGCTGACTCATGACGGATCAGACTGTAGCTGGTGTGACTGATCTGAAACATACACCAGCCGAGGTCATTTAATTCCGATGTAAGCGAGGCCAAATAGTGCTGGTCAACGAAGTCACGTTGAGCGAGCACCCCAAATCCTTTCAATGACAACTGAAAGCGAGTGATCGATTTTTCATCGTTGAGTTTTTCCATTGCGATGCGAATAAGCTCTGCAACCTCAGAAGGTGTTCTCATTCTTAGCTCCTGCTTTATGTTGATGTCATTACCTTAGCAGTTGGCCTACTAACACTCAATACATAAATACACTTATTATACGCACCCAGTACCCAATTAACTGTATATAGTGGATGACATGTCTTGAATTGTGATTGTAATGACCTCATCCCGGGCACATCTTCTTCTCGTGTTGAGCTTTCACCACTTCAAGTAACACTGGGGTTTTGTAACGTATACGATACTGAATTGTCAGTATTATCCTATTTTGTAACGTATACAATGCAAGAGCTCGACATCCACAGACTTAATATCCATACGAAACCTAATCTTCTTTGCTTCAACAAACCTTCATGAGCCTTACGGATCCGATTACTGGGGTGTCTGAACATCTAAAGTCAGCCGTAAAGGCTGGACAAACCCCAGATAACAAGACGTGCAATGTATTCATTACAAAATCGCGTAATTTTGCATATAATGGAACATATAAGTTGCGGAGTGATGCATGTGAAAATATCAATAACTATGTCAGATACGGCCATTGCAAAAGAGCTGTTCGAACGCCTGGAGGCTTACCGCAAGTCTCGAGGTATTTCCCAGGAAACCCTGGTTGAAAATCTCGGCATTAGTCGGCCAACCTACGCACGGTTGCAGAATGGAGCCTGCAGTCTGGCAACATTCATTGCTGTTCTGCGCGAAATGAGGCTGCTTGAAGGGCTTGATATACTGGTACCAACTCTTGAAGTACGCCCTTCTGATGTATTCAGGGCGCAGAAAAGGCACAGCAGGCGTGTTTCAGGCATCTCGGCCTCAAAAGAAAATCCCGTTATGAACAGAGTGGGCGCAATGCTGGCTCTCAGGAGAAAGGAAAAATAATGATCGCTGATTCATGTGAAGTCCTGTTCGATGGGATTACTGCCGGATATTTGGCGTATACAAGTGACAGCAAAATTGCCACCTTTGAGTACACAGAAGACTGGCGGACTGCTGGTTTCAGCCTATCGCCGCTGTATCTGCCTCTTGAGAAGGGTATATTTACTTTCCCTGCACTACCCTGGGAAACATATCGCGGTTTGCCAGCGGTTTTTGCGGACTCTCTCCCTGATGATTTTGGTAACACC contains:
- a CDS encoding anion permease, with amino-acid sequence MSETKEKIWKALAPLLVLAILLWIPTPDGMPPQAWRYFAIFVAMIVGMILEPIPATAISFIAVTLSVLSANWVLFGAQELAEPGFKAGKEALKWGLAGFSSTTVWLVFGAFIFALGYEATGLGRRIALFLVKFMGKRTLTLGYAVVIIDILLAPFTPSNTARTGGTVFPVVKNLPPLFDSFPNDPSSRRIGGYLMWMMVVGTSISSSMFVTGAAPNVLGIEFVSKIAGVHISWMQWFLAFLPVGLLLLVIAPLISYYLYKPGVTHSSEVASWANSALGEMGKLTRKEYTLIGLVLLSLCLWVFGGKILDATTVCLLAVSLMLALHVVSWKDITKYSSAWNTLVNLATLVVMANGLTRSGFIDWFALTMSTHLDGFSPDMTVVALVLVFYFAHYLFASLSAHTATLLPVILAVGKGLPGVPMEQLSMLLVLSIGIMGVLTPYATGPGVIIYGCGYVKSKDYWRMGGILGVVYIAALLLIGWPIMRLWM
- the citG gene encoding triphosphoribosyl-dephospho-CoA synthase CitG translates to MRSHPVELARCSPAAPASGFAHAAYRALLVEVNLTPKPGLVDRHNNGAHRDMNIGHFYRSARAIGIWLPRFVRQGQEDARCPAAEQLVRLRPLGLACENHMFQATGGVNTHKGSVFSLGLLCTAFGRLSQKPQPVDAATLCAEVASMCRGLVARELQQRNALQTAGQRLFAQHGLSGARGEAESGFERVINGALPLYLQRLNAGCDEQTALMDSLLWLMANNDDTNVASRGGLEGLRWLQHRASELLARGGALGEQGIARLRQFDAECIHRNLSPGGSADLLIVTWLLAQ
- the citX gene encoding citrate lyase holo-[acyl-carrier protein] synthase gives rise to the protein MTCVPSELAANRAVSLPELLTSRECRQARQQAWQAQHASTLLVLTLVVPGAVKDSALTRNIFNLGWQALQQMGREQNWHCLQAETLALSTGCEGFMALQADAQRVKDCAMQLEVQQPIGRLWDIDVLDLEGRILSRRDLGLAERHCLLCSQPAKICARQRRHSSEQLLQEMERMLNDALSPR
- the citF gene encoding citrate lyase subunit alpha, encoding MKRQQRLMTLNNLADLRCYQDASKANLQARKPRDIKRCDTLEQAVRRSGLQDGMTISFHHAFRGGDLALNQVMETLAAMGFRNLTLASSSLSECHAPLVGHIRNGVVSRIYTSGLRGPLADAISRGLLAEPVQIHSHGGRVNLIESGELAIDVAFLGVPACDEFGNANGYSGEACCGSLGYAKVDADTAGTVVLLTEAILPYPHHPASLAQDRVDLIVQLERVGDADKIGADATRMTSNPRELLIARRAAEVIAGSGFFTEGFSLQTGTGGASLAVTRFLEDKMRARGVRAGFALGGITSTMVDLHEKGLIARLLDVQSFDRAAAMSLARNPNHIEISANQYANFSSKAASVDRLDVVVLSALEIDTGFNVNVLTGSDGVLRGASGGHCDTAAAARLAIIVAPLVRGRIPTLVEQVTTCVTPGSSIDILVTDHGIAVNPARPELAQRLQEAGLPVVGIDWLRQRALLLTGEPQPIAFTDKVVAVVRYRDGSVIDVVHQVAD
- the citE gene encoding citrate (pro-3S)-lyase subunit beta, which translates into the protein MKTLNKHRLRRSMLFVPGANAAMVSNAFIYQADALMFDLEDSVILREKDAARRLVYHALQHPLYQEVETIVRVNALDSAYGLADLQAVVRGGADIVRLPKTDSAQDVVDMDREIAAIEADCGRPVGSTGLLAAIESAAGITQAVAIAHASPRLIGIALGAEDYVRNLRTERSPEGIELLFARCSILQAARAAGIQAFDTVYSDANNETGFLQEAALIKQLGFDGKSLINPRQIELLHNLYAPTAKEVAHAQRVVDAAAAAEQEGRGVVSLNGKMVDSPVIERARLVLQRAALSGIREASVQHGEEA
- the citD gene encoding citrate lyase acyl carrier protein produces the protein MKIIREAMAGTLESSDVMVRIAPAEGPEHDLLIASSVEKQFGEAIRQTLLEVLQRYQVEPVQVMVDDKGALDCVLRARLETALMRASDNGLLPWGTRHENAE